The Mariluticola halotolerans nucleotide sequence CCGCTTTACTGGATGTATGTCACCAGTTTGAAGACCGGGTCGGCGATGTTTGCGACGCCGCCGGCCTTTCTGCCGGAAAACCCGCAATGGCAGGTGTTTGCCTATGTCTGGGAAGTGCGCGGCATGGGGCGGTTTTTGTGGAACTCGGTGGTGATTGCCACGGGCACCATGACGTTGACCGCGCTATTGGGCACAGGGTGCGCCTATGTGCTGGCGCGCTACCGGAACATGTGGATCGATGTGGCGCTGTTTCTGGTGCTGATGCTGCAGGTGCTGCCCGCATCGCTGATGATCACACCGCTTTTTGTGGGCTTTTCGCAGCTTGGCCTTCTGGATACGCCGCGTTTTGCTGTGGTGCTGGCGCTGACCGCCAAGACGATGCCGTTTTTCGTGGTGCTGGTGCGCGCCACGTTCATGAGCGTGCCCGGTGACCTTGAAGAGGCTGCGCTGGTGGATGGCA carries:
- a CDS encoding carbohydrate ABC transporter permease — its product is MTQVWSQRLLTLVALGLAALYLFPLYWMYVTSLKTGSAMFATPPAFLPENPQWQVFAYVWEVRGMGRFLWNSVVIATGTMTLTALLGTGCAYVLARYRNMWIDVALFLVLMLQVLPASLMITPLFVGFSQLGLLDTPRFAVVLALTAKTMPFFVVLVRATFMSVPGDLEEAALVDGNSRIGAFWFIVLPLARNGILVSAILIFMQAFGEFVYSKSIIQAVDLQPASVGLNAFMGPNTTEWNNIMAYASIYVTPILAAFVLLQRRIVSGLTSGALK